In Chitinophaga oryzae, the sequence CTTCCGTTCTGGCGGCGGCATTGCGCGATCAGTTTAACGGTACAGTTGCGTTGTTTGGCAAACTGGATATCGAAGTCGTTGAGGTGGTGAATACCGAAGTTGTACACTTCTTCCGGTTTCACGAAGGTGCCGAAAGCGTGGAGCAGCAGGATCACGAGTTTGAATTTCGGATCGTAGCCTTCGATGTCGAGGGTGGGGTCTGTTTCGGCGAAACCCAGTTCCTGTGCCTGTTGCAGGGCAGTTTCGAAGCTGAGGTTTTCTTCGAATATTTTGGTCAGGATATAATTCGTAGAGCCGTTACAGATACCTTCCACTGCATTGAGCAGGTCGTTATCGTAATATTCTTCGAGGTTGCGGATGATGGGAATAGAAGCGCAGCTGGAGGCTTCGTACAGGAAAGGCACTTTGTTGGCCGACTGCAGTTCGTACAGGGCCGGCAGGTTTTCCGCGATCATGCGTTTGCTGGCGCTGACAACGGCTTTACCGTTGCGAAGGGCAGTGCTGACAATGTCGAAAGCGGCTTCTGTATCGTTGATTAGCTCCACCACTACATCGATAGTAGGATCTTCAAGGATTTCATTTTTATCCGTTGTAAAATAGCTACTGTCGATAGGTCTTGATTTGTTGGGGTCTTTAATACAGATTTTTTTGATGCGTGCATTAATCCCTTTGGTTCTGTTCAATACCTCGTAGAGGCCCTGGCCTACGACGCCGAAACCGAAAATACCCAGATTGATGATCTTGTTTTCCATACTTTAGTTCATAATTGGTTGGTGCTGTCAGTGTTCCGGCGGGCGGCCGTTGGTGGCTGACAGCTATTGTAAAACAGTAATTTGTTTGCCTGCCGGATGGTTTAGTTTATCCAGCGCCTGTTTCAGATCGTTGATGAGGTCTTCTGCATCTTCGATCCCTACAGAGAGGCGGATGCAGGAGTCCTGCAGTCCGGTTTTTTTCCGGAATTCTTCCGGTATGGTGCGGTGTGTCATGGTGGCCGGGTGGGCCAGCATGCTTTTCACGCCGCCGAAGCTTTCCGCGAGTTTAAACAGCTTGGTAGCGTTGACGATGCGGATCGCGTTTTTGATATTGTCTGCTTTGAGCGAGAAGCTGACGAGCGCGCCGTAGTTCTTCTGCTGTTTGCGGGCAATGTGATGATTTTTATGCGTGGCCAGCCCGGGATAGAACACTTTGTCAACGGCCGGATGGGCGGCGAGCCAGTTGGCGATGGCGCTGGCGTTGCTGCATTGTTTCTCGAACCGGAGGTAGAGCGTTTCAATGCCGCGGATGGTGAGCCAGGCTTCGAACGGGCTCAGGATGCTGCCGGAGATGTTCTGGTTGTACCGTATCTGGTCGGCCAGCGCTTTTGAATTCACCACTACCAGTCCGGCGATCACGTCGCAGTGGCCTGCCAGGTATTTGGACGCGCTGTGGATCACGATATCGGCGCCGAGCGTCAGTGGCTGCTGCAGCAGCGGAGTACTGAAGGTGTTGTCTACCGCCAGCAGGATGTTGTGTTGTTTGGCGATCTTGCTGACAGACTTGATGTCAGAGACGCGCAAAGTCGGATTGGTAGGAGATTCCAGCCAGATGATACGGGTTTTGGGCGTGATGGCGGCCAAAACCTTGTCCAGGTTGCTGGTGTCCACGAAATTTACTTTGATGCCGAAGCGTTCGAACATGTGGTTGAAGATCTGGAAGATGCCGCCGTAGGTATCTTCCACTGCCATGATTTCATCGCCGGACTTCAGCAGTTTGAGTACAGCGTCGATGGCAGACATGCCGCTGGCGAAAGCGAAGCCGGCATGTCCTTCTTCCAGGCTACAGATGAGCTCTTCCAGCACTTTACGCGTGGGATTGTTGGCCCGCGAAAATTCAAAACCTTTATTGATGCCCGGTGATTCCTGCACAAAGGTGGACGTCTGATAGATAGGCACTGAAATGGCGCCTGTCAGTTCGTCTACCGGAATGCTGTGAATCAGTTGTGTAGCTGTTTTCATGTTAATAAAATTTTAATGATGTCACGAAGGTCACGCAGTTTCGTGCAACTTTATCATTAAAAATCTATTTTAACAACCTTTTTCCAGGAAGTGGGCGGGAGAGGGCATAAAAAAAGCTCCTCCGGGAGTTGGAAGAGCTTTGAATCAATTATATATCTGGTGAAGATTAATCTCTGCCAACTTATCTTTCCCCGGTAACACCGGGGCAGGAATTAGCACCTTTTTCCCGACCAAATGCTGGTCCGGAAAGGTTGCTAAGGCATCGCAGGGCCAAGTCCCTCCGCCTTTCTGGATAAGTGATGTTAAGAACTGGGTGCAAAGGTAACAGCAGTTTTATCAATTTTCCAAATTTGGGCGGCAAATTTATTTTCCGGCCGCCCGCGTTTTGTTATCTTTAATAGTATTGTTTGACTGACCAACCATATCTTATGTACGTTAACCCCCCGCTCTCTGAAGCGCTTTTCCAGCATATCTGGAAGTGCCGGCTGTACCGGCATGAAGGCCTGGTGACCACCACCGGTGAAACGGTGCAGGTGATCAGCCCCGGTACCCACAATCATCATAGCGGCCCGGATTTTACGGGCGCCCGGATAAAAATTGGCGCTGTTCTATGGGCAGGCCCGGTGGAGCTGCATCTGCGCTCGTCCGACTGGCACCGGCATGGCCATGCCGGCAATGCGCAGTACGGGCATATCATTTTACACATCGTGTATGTGCACGACCTGCCTGCCGGTATCGGCGGGCATATACGCTGCCTGGAGCTGCAGCCGTATATCTCCAACCTGTTGCTGCAACGGTATGAAGAGCTGCGGCAGTCGGCCGCATTTGTGCCCTGCAGCACCCATGCCGGCCGTGTGCCGCCGCTGGTATGGACTTCCTGGCAGGACCGCCTGCTGGCGCAGCGCTGGGAGCGGCGGCAGCAGGAGCTGCAGCACTGGCTGTCGGTCAACCGCCACGACTGGGAGGAGACCTGCTACTGGGCGGTGGCCCGCAGTTATGGCGCGCCGGTCAATGCCCCGGCATTCCTGGCCCTGGCACAATCGCTGCCCTACCGGCTGCTGCAGCAGTACCACGACCAGCCGCTGGCTACGGAAGCGCTGCTGTTTGGACAGGCAGGCATGCTGGAAACGGCCTTTTCCGACGTATATCCCTTGCAGTTACAACAGGTATACCGCCGGCTGCGGGAGGAGCACCGGCTGGAGCCGTTGCCCGCCCATGGCTGGCGCTGGCTGCGGATGCGCCCGTCTTCCTTTCCCACCATGCGCATAGCCGCTTTGGCGGCATTGCTGCAACGCAGCCGCCGGCTGTTTACCGCCCTGCTGGACGTGGCGGCCCGCCGGCAGCTGGAACAGCTGTTCTCCGCGCCCCCTTCTCCGTACTGGCATACCCACTACCGGTTTGATCACCCCGTCGGGAAAGCGCGCCAGCCGGGACGACAGGCGCTGCACGCCGTGCTGATCAACAGCGTACTGCCGCTGATGCACCTGTATGGCCGCCAGGTACAACGGCCCGATTACCAGGAGCTGGCGCTTGCCCTGTTGCACGAACTGCCGCCGGAAGACAACCATATCATCCGGGAATGGGAACAGCTGGGCGTGGCGCCGGGGCAGGCATTGGGCTCACAGGCCATGCTGGAACTGAAACAATATTACTGTGAACAGAAAAGATGCCTTGAATGTGCCGTAGGAACGCGGATACTCTCGCAATAGAAGTTCCCGCCAAGCCGTCACGCAAAGGCGCAAAGCAGCAAAGACGCAAAGGATTGATAAGAATTATAAGAAAGCAAAGGAGCGAAGATCAGATTTTGATCTTCGCTCCTTTGCTTTCTCTGCTCGCTTATATTTTATTCTTTGCGTCTTTGCTGCTTTGCGCCTTTGCGTGACGGCTTGGCGGGAAACTACCAGTTGAACGTAATCTCCTGTTTGATATCCGGGTGGATGCTGTAGGCTACCGGGCAGGTATGGGCGGTTCTTTCGAGGATCGTCCTTTCCTTTTCGCCGAGGTTGTGGCCGGCCGGCATGTCAAAAACCACGGTGATGCCGGTGATGCGGCGGGGGTCGGTGCCCATGATCTTGGTGATGCTCACTTTGGTGCCTTCGATGTTCCAGTTGTTATCTCTGGCTTTGATGCCCATGATGGTGAGCATACAGTTGCCCAGTGCGGTGGCTACCAGGTCGGTGGGGGAAAAGCGTTCGCCTTTGCCCTGGTTGTCGGTCGGGGCGTCGGTTTCAATCACAGTGCCGGACTTCAGGTGCGTAGCGGTGGTTCTCAGATCGCCGTTGTAAATTATTTCAGCTGTTGCCATAATTTTATTTTTAGGAGATGTTTTAGCGGTTTGATTTCAACCGTAAAATAAATGTATTTTTAGTAGATCAGGAAGACCGGAGAAGATGGCCTGGCAAACTCAAAAAAAATTAGGTACGTTTGTAATATTAATATAACAATACCTTTGTTCAAGCGTTTATTTATTACAATAATAGCCCATTCACTGTGAAGAAATTATACATCATCCTATTTTTAGCAACCATCAGCGGCGGGTTGTACGCACAGACAACAGGCCGGGAATCTGCACCCTCCTCGAAAAAAAGCGAAAAAGAACAGCGTAAACTGAAGCGGATCTCCGTTTTCCGTGAGCAGGAAGAGGGGGAGAACCTGTTCCAGCGCGACTTTTCCGTGGGCGCCCGTCTGAATACCGATGGCTGGTCCGGTTTTGTGGAAATGGGCTACCGCAAGAGCCGGAAGGTGGTGAATTATTTCCAGTTTGAATTCGCGGAGAAAAAGGACCCCAAGGAAACCAAGCGCCAGGGTACCGGCGGCAGCGGCTTTTCCTTTACGGAGAGGCCTTTTATATATGGTAAGGTGAATAATTTCTACCAGGCCAAGCTGGGCATCGGCCAGCGTTACCTGATCGGGGGCAAAGCCAATAAAAACGGGGTAGAGGTAGACGCTATCTATTATGGCGGTATCACGCTGGGGCTGCTCAAACCCTATTATGTCAACGTAAAAAGCCAGGACGGTCCTGAAAGGGAAGTGAAATATGACCCCAACAACCCGGACAATAACTTCCTCAAGGAAGATAAGATCATCGGCGCCGCCGGTTTCGGCAAAGGATGGAGCGATCTGAACTTTGTACCGGGGCTGCACGCACGGGCCGGTCTCCGTTTCGACTGGGCCCATTTCAATGAAATTGTCAGCGCCCTCGAGGTGGGGGTGAACGCCGAAATGTATTCAAAAAAGATACAGATTATGGCAGAACAGAAAGATAAACAGTTCTTTTTTAATGCATATGTTAGCTTGCAATTTGGTAAGCGCTGGAATAGGAGATAAGTGTTAACTTTGTTTTTTTAAAGAAAGGAGTTAACGATGCAAGAACTACCCGTTATAGCAGCAGAACCAGCCACCACCAGAGTGAAGAAGCCAGACTGGCTGCGCGTTAAGTTACCGATAGGCGAAAACTACAAACAGGTAAGAAACCTGGTAGATACCCATAAATTACATACCATCTGTGAAAGCGGCAACTGTCCCAATATGGGCGAGTGCTGGGGCGCCGGTACAGCCACTTTCATGATCCTGGGCAATATCTGTACCCGCAGCTGCGGCTTCTGTGCCGTGGCCACCGGCCGTCCGGAAGCCGTGGACTTCGATGAGCCGCAGCGTGTAGCCGAGGCCATCTACCTCATGAAGGTAAAACATGCGGTGATCACCTCCGTAGACAGGGACGAGCTGAAAGACGGCGGTTCCATTATCTGGGCCAATACCATCAATGCCGTAAGAGCGCTGAACCCGCAGACCACCATGGAAACCCTCATCCCTGACTTCCGCGGCCAGTGGGAAAACCTCCAGCGTATCATCGACGTAGCGCCCGAAATCGTTTCCCATAACCTGGAAACAGTGGAACGCCTCACCAAACAGGTAAGAATACAAGCCAAATACCACCGCAGCCTCGAAGTGATCCGCCGCCTGAAAGAAGGAGGCATGCGCACCAAGAGCGGTATCATGCTCGGACTGGGAGAAACCAAGGAAGAAGTGGTACAGGCCATGCAGGACCTCTACGACAACGGTTGTGACGTAGTAACACTGGGCCAGTACCTGCAGCCTACGCCCAAACATCTGCCGGTAGTCCGCTTCGTTCACCCGGATGAATTTGCCGAGTTACGCGAGATCGGTTACAACATGGGACTCGACTACGTAGAAGCCGGACCGTTAGTAAGATCTTCCTATCATGCAGAGAAACATATTTTCAGCGGTCGTAATAAAGGATGACCGGGAAAGAATTTCAGGTAATTGTTAAAATCCACCCAATGGGTGGATTTTTGTTTAGAGAAAGTTATCTTAGCGCCTCAATTTTAATTTTACCTAAGTAACAGATCTGCTGTTACCCTACCTACTTCGCTGTTATTGGATGTTGTTCAGAAGGTCAAACCCGCCTGTGGACTATGCCACGGTGTTACCTGAATAAGCGGCAATTTATCTAACCTGCCTGTTTTCCTGCGATTGCAACATGTCGTGGTCATTACTGAATACGGTTGACTATGTGCAGAGGAAAATCTTTAGCATTAATGAGCATGAACGCCTCTAACAGGTGCGCCTGCGGATGCTTCGTGTTCACGATTGGTACAATGAAGAACTGAATGACAAAAGCCTTTTATGAAAAGAGCATTTTATTTTTTGGCAGCTGCCTGTGGGATCATGTTATCGCCACCGCTGGATGCGCAGCAACCGGCAGATTCCGTTTTAACCAGCGCCACGCTGCAGGATTGTATCCGGTATGCCCTGGCCCATCAACCTGTGCTGAAACAATCACAACTGGATGAAGCTATCACCGACCGGACCGTCAAAAGCAAGCTGGCCGACTGGTACCCTCAGATCAACCTGGACTACAACAT encodes:
- a CDS encoding homoserine dehydrogenase — protein: MENKIINLGIFGFGVVGQGLYEVLNRTKGINARIKKICIKDPNKSRPIDSSYFTTDKNEILEDPTIDVVVELINDTEAAFDIVSTALRNGKAVVSASKRMIAENLPALYELQSANKVPFLYEASSCASIPIIRNLEEYYDNDLLNAVEGICNGSTNYILTKIFEENLSFETALQQAQELGFAETDPTLDIEGYDPKFKLVILLLHAFGTFVKPEEVYNFGIHHLNDFDIQFAKQRNCTVKLIAQCRRQNGSVFAYVLPHLVKEHNLLYDVYNEYNGILLESAFTDKQFFVGKGAGGTATGSAVLSDISALLYNYRYEYKKIKQNNQPNFTNDVKLKVYLRYKTPDQVDLAEFFNISEKYESPEWRYVVGTINLQKLKDAGWLKKKDVNLLVLE
- a CDS encoding trans-sulfuration enzyme family protein; translated protein: MKTATQLIHSIPVDELTGAISVPIYQTSTFVQESPGINKGFEFSRANNPTRKVLEELICSLEEGHAGFAFASGMSAIDAVLKLLKSGDEIMAVEDTYGGIFQIFNHMFERFGIKVNFVDTSNLDKVLAAITPKTRIIWLESPTNPTLRVSDIKSVSKIAKQHNILLAVDNTFSTPLLQQPLTLGADIVIHSASKYLAGHCDVIAGLVVVNSKALADQIRYNQNISGSILSPFEAWLTIRGIETLYLRFEKQCSNASAIANWLAAHPAVDKVFYPGLATHKNHHIARKQQKNYGALVSFSLKADNIKNAIRIVNATKLFKLAESFGGVKSMLAHPATMTHRTIPEEFRKKTGLQDSCIRLSVGIEDAEDLINDLKQALDKLNHPAGKQITVLQ
- a CDS encoding DUF2851 family protein → MYVNPPLSEALFQHIWKCRLYRHEGLVTTTGETVQVISPGTHNHHSGPDFTGARIKIGAVLWAGPVELHLRSSDWHRHGHAGNAQYGHIILHIVYVHDLPAGIGGHIRCLELQPYISNLLLQRYEELRQSAAFVPCSTHAGRVPPLVWTSWQDRLLAQRWERRQQELQHWLSVNRHDWEETCYWAVARSYGAPVNAPAFLALAQSLPYRLLQQYHDQPLATEALLFGQAGMLETAFSDVYPLQLQQVYRRLREEHRLEPLPAHGWRWLRMRPSSFPTMRIAALAALLQRSRRLFTALLDVAARRQLEQLFSAPPSPYWHTHYRFDHPVGKARQPGRQALHAVLINSVLPLMHLYGRQVQRPDYQELALALLHELPPEDNHIIREWEQLGVAPGQALGSQAMLELKQYYCEQKRCLECAVGTRILSQ
- a CDS encoding OsmC family protein, coding for MATAEIIYNGDLRTTATHLKSGTVIETDAPTDNQGKGERFSPTDLVATALGNCMLTIMGIKARDNNWNIEGTKVSITKIMGTDPRRITGITVVFDMPAGHNLGEKERTILERTAHTCPVAYSIHPDIKQEITFNW
- the lipA gene encoding lipoyl synthase; this translates as MQELPVIAAEPATTRVKKPDWLRVKLPIGENYKQVRNLVDTHKLHTICESGNCPNMGECWGAGTATFMILGNICTRSCGFCAVATGRPEAVDFDEPQRVAEAIYLMKVKHAVITSVDRDELKDGGSIIWANTINAVRALNPQTTMETLIPDFRGQWENLQRIIDVAPEIVSHNLETVERLTKQVRIQAKYHRSLEVIRRLKEGGMRTKSGIMLGLGETKEEVVQAMQDLYDNGCDVVTLGQYLQPTPKHLPVVRFVHPDEFAELREIGYNMGLDYVEAGPLVRSSYHAEKHIFSGRNKG